AATTCCGCTACCCGCTGGTGATGACCGGGGGTATAAGGTCCGCGCAATTCAATTGCTCCCATGACGGCATCGATCGTCCCCTTGAAGCACTTTGTCAGACGGTCAAGGTAGCTCTTTATGCTTTTATCTGCCGCGTGTTTGTGGAGAGCCATCTCGATATTTGTATGCAGTTCCTTCTTTACAAAAGGTTTAACCAGATAACCGAAAGGCCTTGTCTGTTTTGCCCGTTCGATAAATCCATCATTCGTGTGAGAAGTCAGATAAATGACCGGGATATCGAACTGTAAAGTGATCTGTTCGACAGCTTCAATCCCGTCCATCTTACCCTTCAAAACAATATCCATCAGAATCAAATCCGGCTTTTCCGCTTCTGCCTTTCTGATGGCCTCATCTCCCGTGGATGCCGTCCCGCACACCGTGTAACCTAAATCTTTCAGATCCCTGCAAATCTGATCGGAAACGACCCATTCGTCTTCTACTACCATGATGTTTCGACTGTTCATCATGTTGCCCTCCTATTTTCAACAAATAATAAAGGAAATTTAATCCGGAATTCTGTTCCGGCGCCTCGTATGACCTCTATTTGACCGTCAAGCTGATTTATCACCAGCCCGTTCACCAGGTGCAACCCCACAGAGGGTGGTTGATGGATATCAACATCGTCAGGTACGCCCAAACCATTATCACGGACGACAATCTCGATTTCTGTGTTTTTCGTTTCACGGATGATGATCTCCAATTTGCCTGGTTTATCTCCGGGAAAGGCGTGTTTAAGCGCATTGGAAATCAATTCATTCAGAACCAACCCACAGGGGATCGCCTTGTTAATATCCACATAAACATCGCTGTCGATTTGGATAATCAGATCTATTTCCCCTGGATTGATTTTGTACGCTTGAAATAAGTCCTGTGACAGGGTTCTTGTATAACCGGCCAGATCGATTCTTGTGAAATCCTTCGAATCGTAGAGTTTTTCATGGACCAGCGCCATGGCCCGGATTCGTCTCTGGCTCTCGTTCAACATTTCAATCAGCTCCTGATTTCCGCTTGACGCAGCCTGGAGATCGAGAAGGCCGGACATCACCTGCATGTTGTTTTTCACCCGGTGATGGACTTCCCTGATGAGGATTTCTTTTTCCTGAAGGGATGCATAAAGCTGTGCTTCCGCACGCTTGCGCTCGGTGATGTCTTCGTCAATGCCTTCATAATAGAGAAATGTTCCGTCAGCATCACGGACATTTCGCATATTTACAGAAACCCATATTTTACTTCCATCTTTTTTATAAAACTGTGTTTCAAATCTTCTTATCATGTCCTCATTTTCGAGTGTCCGCTTAACATATTCACGGTCTTCAGGATTCACATAGAGCTGGTGTGTTATGTCATTAATCGATGTTGCCATCTCTTCAAACAATGCATAGCCCAGCATATTGAAAAAAGCAGGGTTGGCCATCAGAAATTTTCCATCTTTGGTTGTCTGATATATACCATTCAGTGCATTATCGGTGATACTGCGGTAATTCTCTCTGCTTTGCCGGAGCATCTCTTCCGATCTCTTCCGCTCTGTTATATCTTCGCAAGTCATAATGTGAACACCGGTTTCCATTTGGACCTGAATGAAGTCAATAATCTTTTCTGTTCCGTCCTTGCAGGTAACGGTGGATACCCTCGATCTTTTTTCGCCTGGCCCGACTCCCTTTAAATCTTCTGCCCATGCCGCGATAACGGTATGCCTGTATACAGGGTCGGGGTATGCCTTTATAAACCATGTTTTTCCATCAGGGATATCAGACAAGTCATACCCGAGTATTTCTTTAAATTTCGGGTTGCTATAGACAAAACTCCCATCCTTACCCATCATTGCCATTCCAAAAGGTGCGT
This sequence is a window from Pseudomonadota bacterium. Protein-coding genes within it:
- a CDS encoding response regulator, which produces MMNSRNIMVVEDEWVVSDQICRDLKDLGYTVCGTASTGDEAIRKAEAEKPDLILMDIVLKGKMDGIEAVEQITLQFDIPVIYLTSHTNDGFIERAKQTRPFGYLVKPFVKKELHTNIEMALHKHAADKSIKSYLDRLTKCFKGTIDAVMGAIELRGPYTPGHHQRVAEFTRAIANEMGLTGFSVEGLLLAAYVYDISLVNMPIEILQDSGQLTGLNLTMYQTYPQLSYDILKEVDFPWPIADIVLQHRECYDGSGFPKGIKGEDILLRARILAVADAIEDLTSHRAFRNAFPLNKALKEISSNSGSKYDPKVVDVCLKLFQEKQFSFE
- a CDS encoding PAS domain S-box protein codes for the protein MRILLVENNSDHIELMRLALSGHDSTWEVEAVAFGEEALSLLLGGEVFDLVFLDYSLLGRDGLEVLEEIRRGEAPPPVVVVTGRGDEQVAVKAMKGGAYDYVVKGAGYLQRLPVVARRAVEAQQFAVERKRAEKALQESEERLRTIVEASLDAIIAVNTEGRLVLFNGAAQELFQYSEEEVLNQPVDILLREEICKIHQERLEKFLKRGVGQCGHIGRRTERPFRRKDGSLFEAEVSMSGGRLDGLRLVVLAIHDITSRKRAEEELRESEERYRRLVENAPEVIYSLSAEDGTITSLNPAFERITGWLQAEWLGKPFISLVHPDDLGLAVETFQQVLRGGGVIQPYELRILSRSGEYISGEFTSVPNIEKGKVMGEFGIARDITERKRAEELLRHERQRFSVLSENAPFGMAMMGKDGSFVYSNPKFKEILGYDLSDIPDGKTWFIKAYPDPVYRHTVIAAWAEDLKGVGPGEKRSRVSTVTCKDGTEKIIDFIQVQMETGVHIMTCEDITERKRSEEMLRQSRENYRSITDNALNGIYQTTKDGKFLMANPAFFNMLGYALFEEMATSINDITHQLYVNPEDREYVKRTLENEDMIRRFETQFYKKDGSKIWVSVNMRNVRDADGTFLYYEGIDEDITERKRAEAQLYASLQEKEILIREVHHRVKNNMQVMSGLLDLQAASSGNQELIEMLNESQRRIRAMALVHEKLYDSKDFTRIDLAGYTRTLSQDLFQAYKINPGEIDLIIQIDSDVYVDINKAIPCGLVLNELISNALKHAFPGDKPGKLEIIIRETKNTEIEIVVRDNGLGVPDDVDIHQPPSVGLHLVNGLVINQLDGQIEVIRGAGTEFRIKFPLLFVENRRAT